The following proteins come from a genomic window of Pirellula staleyi DSM 6068:
- a CDS encoding ATP-binding protein translates to MSAEDRALSAQEEIEVLRRQLLEAQKLTAIGELLGTTTHEFNNVLMTILNYARLGIRHKDEPTRDKAFEKILAASQRAAKITSSVLGMARNRSDSLEPTDVAAIIEETLVLLEREMMKYRISIEKQIGEVPPALACGNQIQQVLLNLLINARQAMLQGGRLLIKLEHDTSANTVDLVVRDSGTGIPPEKLRKIFDPFFTTKPGPDESGRGGTGLGLSACKSIIEAHRGRIRVESTVGKGTAFTIKLPVATKDSPKEISAPTTIPAISTSVATTTGEQSASS, encoded by the coding sequence ATGTCGGCTGAGGATCGTGCGCTATCGGCTCAGGAAGAGATTGAAGTCCTGCGTCGGCAATTGCTGGAAGCACAGAAGCTCACCGCGATTGGAGAACTATTGGGTACCACCACCCATGAGTTCAACAACGTGCTGATGACGATCCTGAACTATGCGCGACTCGGTATTCGGCATAAAGACGAGCCGACCCGCGACAAGGCGTTTGAAAAAATCTTGGCCGCCTCGCAACGTGCCGCGAAAATCACCAGCAGCGTGCTTGGCATGGCTCGCAATCGAAGTGATTCGCTCGAGCCCACCGATGTGGCTGCCATCATCGAAGAAACCCTCGTGCTGCTCGAACGCGAGATGATGAAATATCGCATCTCGATCGAAAAGCAAATTGGCGAAGTTCCTCCGGCTCTCGCTTGTGGCAATCAAATTCAGCAGGTTTTGCTGAATCTTTTGATCAATGCCCGGCAAGCCATGCTGCAAGGTGGTCGACTGCTAATCAAACTCGAACACGATACGAGCGCTAACACCGTCGACCTTGTCGTACGCGATAGTGGCACCGGTATTCCACCGGAAAAGCTCCGCAAGATTTTCGATCCCTTCTTTACGACCAAGCCAGGCCCTGATGAAAGTGGTCGAGGCGGAACTGGTCTCGGGCTCTCCGCTTGCAAGTCGATCATCGAGGCGCATCGCGGCCGAATTCGAGTCGAAAGCACGGTCGGTAAAGGGACCGCTTTCACCATCAAGCTCCCGGTCGCGACGAAAGACTCGCCCAAAGAGATTTCTGCTCCGACAACGATTCCGGCCATCAGCACATCCGTTGCAACAACGACGGGCGAGCAGTCAGCATCGTCGTAA
- a CDS encoding putative quinol monooxygenase: protein MMSRSYIRFVWAAVWLVAMWMAVQTTQAQESAPETKANPVGELVARITKAVGDDKPFSLIVRLKLKPEAIESFIAAAKEGAAESRKEAGCLLYDFHQNQEDPTEVFVLENWKDVAALKLHLASPHFAKLGAAVGPAVVEPMQVRITKLVTPIQ, encoded by the coding sequence ATGATGTCGCGCAGTTACATTCGATTTGTCTGGGCCGCAGTGTGGCTCGTAGCAATGTGGATGGCAGTCCAGACAACGCAAGCCCAGGAATCTGCCCCTGAAACCAAGGCCAATCCGGTGGGAGAATTGGTTGCTCGCATCACCAAAGCGGTAGGAGACGATAAGCCGTTCTCGCTGATTGTCCGTTTGAAGTTAAAGCCAGAGGCGATCGAAAGTTTCATCGCAGCGGCTAAAGAGGGGGCTGCTGAGAGTCGCAAAGAAGCAGGCTGCCTGCTCTACGACTTTCACCAAAATCAAGAGGACCCCACCGAAGTGTTCGTGCTCGAGAATTGGAAAGATGTCGCCGCACTCAAGCTGCATCTCGCCTCGCCTCATTTTGCAAAACTTGGGGCTGCTGTGGGACCGGCTGTTGTCGAACCGATGCAAGTTCGCATCACGAAGCTGGTCACCCCGATCCAGTAG
- a CDS encoding GDP-mannose 4,6-dehydratase, protein MTRQVLVTGGAGFIGSYLTEALLAEGCHVTVIDDESTGQFDNLAKVKSHPKLQLLRGSVADAKIVADVIPSIDEVYHLAAAVGVALIASQPIQTIERNIFPTHQLLDLVLQQHRAGRYIKLFLASTSEVYGKNPKPVWNEEDDLVFGSTTKPRWSYGVSKAVDEFLALAHYKTSRLPIVIGRFFNVVGPRQTGAYGMVLPRFVDAALMGHPLQVHDDGKQTRCFAHVRDVVSAVLRLMKTHEATGEIFNIGSDQPVSILELAKRVIALARSESQVEFVSYQQAYDKTFEDIRRRVPDLSKLKRTIAYQAAYDLDSIIQDCIEAKRAK, encoded by the coding sequence GTGACACGACAGGTATTGGTGACAGGTGGAGCCGGGTTCATTGGGTCGTATCTCACCGAAGCCCTTTTGGCCGAAGGTTGCCATGTCACGGTGATCGACGATGAGTCGACCGGCCAATTCGACAATCTGGCCAAGGTGAAATCGCACCCAAAACTTCAGCTTTTGAGGGGGAGCGTTGCCGACGCCAAAATCGTCGCCGATGTGATTCCGTCGATCGACGAGGTGTATCACCTAGCAGCTGCCGTGGGGGTGGCACTGATTGCCAGCCAGCCGATCCAGACCATCGAGCGAAACATCTTTCCCACGCATCAGCTACTCGATTTGGTGCTGCAGCAGCATCGGGCTGGTCGCTACATCAAATTGTTCCTCGCCAGCACGAGCGAGGTGTATGGAAAAAATCCGAAGCCGGTCTGGAACGAGGAAGACGACTTGGTGTTTGGCAGCACGACCAAACCACGCTGGTCGTACGGGGTGAGTAAAGCGGTTGATGAATTCCTGGCTCTTGCCCATTACAAGACGAGTCGACTTCCGATCGTGATTGGGCGTTTTTTCAATGTCGTCGGCCCGCGACAAACCGGTGCCTACGGCATGGTTTTACCACGATTTGTCGATGCTGCACTCATGGGGCACCCACTGCAGGTGCACGACGATGGCAAGCAAACGCGCTGCTTTGCTCATGTGCGTGATGTCGTTTCGGCTGTGCTGCGGCTGATGAAAACTCACGAAGCCACGGGCGAAATTTTCAACATCGGCAGCGATCAGCCCGTCTCGATTTTAGAGCTTGCTAAACGTGTGATTGCGCTCGCGCGAAGCGAGTCGCAGGTGGAATTCGTGTCGTACCAGCAAGCGTACGACAAAACGTTCGAGGACATTCGTCGCCGCGTTCCCGACCTATCAAAACTGAAACGAACAATCGCTTATCAGGCTGCATACGACCTCGATTCCATCATTCAGGATTGCATCGAAGCCAAGAGAGCCAAATAG